The window GATGAAACTAATTGTACTGGCTGCAAATTATGCTCCAAAGCATGTCCTTATGATTGCATCACCATGATGCCTTTACCCCTAGAGCTTCAAGCCATCCCTGGTAGCAAAAAAAAGAAAAAATTTGTAGCCCTTAAGTGTGATTTATGCTTTGACCTAAGAGGTGAAGATGGCACTATAAACTCGGCCTGTATTCAAGCTTGTCCGACTAAGGCCATCACTCTAACACGCGACCCTGCTTTGCGCACTAAAAATTTAACATTAACTGGCTACTTAGCTTAAAAGGAGTTATACATGATTCAAGCATCTCATCCAAAAAGCGTAGATATTACCGCACAACAAATGATTTTTAAGGCCGAACTCGACAAAGTAGAAACTGTTTGGGACCGCCATGCAGCCATGCAGCCCCAGTGTGGTTTTGGTGAAACAGGTTTATGCTGTCGCGTGTGCTGGAAAGGACCCTGTCGCATCGACCCTCTTGGAAATGGGCCAAAGGTGGGTATTTGTGGTGCAACAGCAGATGTGATTGTGGCGCGCAATTTATTGCGTAGTTTTTGTGTAGGTGCCAGTGCTCACACTGAACATGCCAGACACATCGCTCACACGCTTTATGAACTATCTCAAAATAATGCACCTGCTTACAGCATCAAAGATGAGGCAAAGCTAATTGATGTTGCAAAGCGTTTGAAAATATCTACAGAAGATAAAGAGATTTTAGACATAGCCAAAGAAGTTGCGGAAGTTTCCATGGCTGATTTTGGAAAGCACCATGGAGAGTTTGCATGGCTCAATGCCGTACTCAACCCTTTGCGTAAAGAAAAACTCGCCTCTCTTGGCATCTTGCCACATAATCTTGATAGTGTGGTGGTTAATGGTCTTTCTCGCACCCATGTAGGTTCAGAATCAGACCCCATGAACCTGCTTTTAGCAGCCGCAAGATTAGCCGCAGCAGATGTTTCTGTAATGGCTATGGGCACAGAACTTTCCGATGTTCTTTTTGGCACACCCATGCCAAGCCTCACTACAGCAAACCTAAGTGTCTTGAAAAAAGATGCGGTTAATATCGCCTTGCACGGACACAATCCTTTGCTATGTGAAATTGTATGTGATGTGGCAGCAACCATGCAGGAAGAGGCAAAAAAATTAGGTGCGAAAGAGGGCATTAATATTGTGGGCGTATGTTGTACGGGAAATGAAATGATGATGCGCCATGGTGTACCATTGGCGGCTAATTATCTCTCCCAAGAACTTACGATGATTACAGGGGCGGTTGAAGCAATGGTAGTAGATACACAATGCATCATGCCAGCGGTTGTGGAAACAGCTAGCCATTATCACACCCAAGTGATTTCTACAATGGATGATAATAAAATATTTGGCGCAACCCATGTCTCTTTCCACCCTGAAAGTGCCGTTGAGGGAGCAAAACAGATTGTACGACTGGCTCTTGAGGCCTACAAGCGACGCAACCCCGATAAGGTAGATATCCCAAATCATGTACAGCAAGCTATGGGTGGATTTAGCTATGAAGCAATTACTGCTGTTCTTAAAAAGCTAGACAATGAAAACCCCATCAAGCCTCTAATCGACCAAATCGCGGGTGGCAATATCCAGGGCGTTGTGCTTTTTGGTGGATGTAGCAATACAAAGGTGGTGCATGATTTTAATTATGTCACCATGTCTAGGGAATTGATTAAGAGAAATGTTTTAGTTCTTGCCACAGGATGTGCTGCTGGAGCCTTAGCTAAAAGCGGAATGCAAACTTCCCAAGCTACTTTAGATTATGCGGGGGATGGGCTAAAAGCTGTGTTGGCGGCACTAGGTGATGCGGCAGGAACGGCTGGACCACTGCCTCCAGTGCTTAACATGGGCTCATGCGTAGACAACACGCGTGCGGTACGATTGGCTAATGATATCGCTATGACTTTAGGTGTGGATTTAGATATGTTGCCAGTGTGCGTTTCAGCACCTGAATTGATGTCGGAAAAAGCCCAAATCATCGGCACGTGGGCTGCAGTAATTGGATTGCCAGTGCATATTGGGGTAGTTCCACATGTAACAGGCTCAAGCCTTGTGACAAAGTTTTTAACGCAAGATATGGAAGAAGTCTTAGGCGGCAAATTTATAGTCGAACTCGATCCTATTGAGGCAGCAAATAAACTTTATGGAGAGATTCAAAAAAGACGCCAAAAACTTGGCATTTAAAACAAAGGGGCAAAAGCCCCTTTAACAATAGAAGGAAATTTATGAAAATAGCAATAACCGGCAAAGGTGGAGTTGGAAAAACAACATTAGCAGGCACTTTGGCTCGTCTTTTTGCCAAAGAGGGGCATAGCGTTCTAGCTATTGACGCAGACCCAGATGCCAATCTAGCTTCGGCTATTG of the Sulfurospirillum tamanense genome contains:
- a CDS encoding 4Fe-4S dicluster domain-containing protein; its protein translation is MNDVLSNVFIYTDPERCMGCHSCELACATAHSTYDLHSAVLNGITLLSRNKVVKVADVTTTSQCVQCKAPCLDACPFDVITREAIGAIKIDETNCTGCKLCSKACPYDCITMMPLPLELQAIPGSKKKKKFVALKCDLCFDLRGEDGTINSACIQACPTKAITLTRDPALRTKNLTLTGYLA
- the cooS gene encoding anaerobic carbon-monoxide dehydrogenase catalytic subunit, whose protein sequence is MIQASHPKSVDITAQQMIFKAELDKVETVWDRHAAMQPQCGFGETGLCCRVCWKGPCRIDPLGNGPKVGICGATADVIVARNLLRSFCVGASAHTEHARHIAHTLYELSQNNAPAYSIKDEAKLIDVAKRLKISTEDKEILDIAKEVAEVSMADFGKHHGEFAWLNAVLNPLRKEKLASLGILPHNLDSVVVNGLSRTHVGSESDPMNLLLAAARLAAADVSVMAMGTELSDVLFGTPMPSLTTANLSVLKKDAVNIALHGHNPLLCEIVCDVAATMQEEAKKLGAKEGINIVGVCCTGNEMMMRHGVPLAANYLSQELTMITGAVEAMVVDTQCIMPAVVETASHYHTQVISTMDDNKIFGATHVSFHPESAVEGAKQIVRLALEAYKRRNPDKVDIPNHVQQAMGGFSYEAITAVLKKLDNENPIKPLIDQIAGGNIQGVVLFGGCSNTKVVHDFNYVTMSRELIKRNVLVLATGCAAGALAKSGMQTSQATLDYAGDGLKAVLAALGDAAGTAGPLPPVLNMGSCVDNTRAVRLANDIAMTLGVDLDMLPVCVSAPELMSEKAQIIGTWAAVIGLPVHIGVVPHVTGSSLVTKFLTQDMEEVLGGKFIVELDPIEAANKLYGEIQKRRQKLGI